The nucleotide sequence TATCTATTTTCGCTTTCAAGCATTTGCTGATAAAGGGGAATCTATTTTTCCCTACATTGGCTTAGCTGTCTTGCTTTTTGTAATTGGTCTGATAGTTGCATTTTTCAAAGCGAAGCAATCCAACAAGAGCGTATTCATTTCTGCTTTGTTTTTTATGGTAGTGGTTACTGTTCTAGAATGGTTGCCGGTACTTCAGGCGAATGAAACGAGATGGCTGTATATTATGCTGTTTACTCTATTGCCATGTAATGCCTTTCAGTTGCTGGCTTTGCCTAAATATAATCAACGCCCATCTAAAAAAAGCGGAGCCTAAAGGCCCTGCTTTTTTGTTTTGAATTAGGGGATAAGTTTGGTTTCGACTTCTCCATTGGCGATTAGTTCCGATACTGTTACCAGTTTGTCGGATGATCTTGAGATATCAATAATTTGTGGAAGAACAGCATTTGTTTGTTTAGCTGAATCGGATGCGTGCATAAAGATAATATCACCGTTTTTGGCTGCTTTCACCTTAGATAGAATTGAAGCAGTTCCTGGATTTCTCCAATCATTTGTATCAATGCTCCAGTGCACATAAGTCAAATTCATTTCGTTTACGATCTTTAATACCTCTTGGTTAAAGTGGCCTGTCGGTGCTCGAACTAATTTAATTTCTTCGATTTGCAGCTTTTTAAATACTTCTTGAGCTTTAAGCAAGTCTTTCCTAATTTCAGCTTTTTCCATAGACGTGTAGTCGACATAGTTATAACCTAACAAGCCAATTTCAAAGTGGTGATCTTTCATTTTTTTCACGAGATCTGGATGGCGTTCTGCCCAAGAAGCTGACAAGAAAAAGGTTGCTTTAGCTTTATGACGAATGAGTGTATGCAAAATCTGTCCCGCTTTTTCATCGCCCCATCCAATGTCAAAAGTTAAAGCTATTCCATTTTCCCCCTTATAAATTGCTTTTGGAGACTCTTTTTCTAAAAAAACAGGAATACTTAAAAGATTTTGGGTAAACAATAAAATAGCTGTAAAGAATGAAACTGAAATAAGTAACAAGAACTGCTTCGTTTTTTTCATATGCACACTATAAAAGAACGTCATGTTCTCCCTCCGCTAAAATCATCTTATTCAACTTTATGAGCATGTACACAAATATTATGACAAACAAATAGATTTGCCGAATAGCATAGTAGTATGACATTGAATAAAAAAGAAAAACGGGTGATGAGATGCTGGCATTGTTAATTAGCGAAGAAGAAAAGCGAGAAATTTATTATTTGATCAAGCGGGAAATGGATGAAATACTATTCGATCTCGGTGATTCAAGGATAGATGAGTCCGTTAAGCGCTCTATGAAGAAAAAATACGTGCGGCTGTTTAAATTGTTTAAAAGAGTAGCTGCTGAAGAAGAATGTATGAAGTACTTAGCCTATAAAATGTCGGCTGAAAAAGAGCAATCGTCAGCTTCTTCCTTTGATGCCTGACATAAAAGGATCATTTATGGAATCTGGAGAAAAGGGGTTTTTCGCATAATACGCAAAAAGAATGATGGAGAGAAGGAAAGAGCCTATTCAAGACAGTTAAAAGGTATAGTAAAAAGGAGTAATTGGCCATTTACAAAGAAGAGGTAAGGCTAGTCATTCTGTAGAGAGATTAGCCTTTTTTCTATTGAATAATGATTTGTTATGAGCGAAAAAATTTATTATAAAATAACTTGTTGACAAAAATCTTTTATGTGTGTTAAATTACTAATTGTCGCTGAAAACAAAGCAGCTGATGTAAGATTTGAAAATAAAAAATAACTGTTGACTTGTAAGTGGTAAAAGTGTTATGATAGTCAAGTCGCTGTTAAAGGCAAAAGAAAAATTGATCTTTGAAAACTGAACAAAATACATGCCAGTAAGTTAATTCTTATTTTTAAATTATGAGCAAGTCAAACAATCTTTTTGGAGAGTTTGATCCTGGCTCAGGACGAACGCTGGCGGCGTGCCTAATACATGCAAGTCGAGCGGACTTGACGGAGCTTGCTCTGTTCAAGTTAGCGGCGGACGGGTGAGTAACACGTGGGTAACCTACCTGTAAGACTGGGATAACTCCGGGAAACCGGGGCTAATACCGGATATTCTTTTTCTTCGCATGAAGAAGAATGGAAAGGCGGCTTTTAGCTGCCACTTACAGATGGACCCGCGGCGCATTAGCTAGTTGGTGAGGTAACGGCTCACCAAGGCGACGATGCGTAGCCGACCTGAGAGGGTGATCGGCCACACTGGGACTGAGACACGGCCCAGACTCCTACGGGAGGCAGCAGTAGGGAATCTTCCGCAATGGACGAAAGTCTGACGGAGCAACGCCGCGTGAGTGAAGAAGGTTTTCGGATCGTAAAGCTCTGTTGTCAGGGAAGAACAAGTACCAAAGTAACTGTTGGTACCTTGACGGTACCTGACCAGAAAGCCACGGCTAACTACGTGCCAGCAGCCGCGGTAATACGTAGGTGGCAAGCGTTGTCCGGAATTATTGGGCGTAAAGCGCGCGCAGGCGGCTTCTTAAGTCTGATGTGAAAGCCCACGGCTCAACCGTGGAGGGTCATTGGAAACTGGGAGGCTTGAGTGCAGAAGAGGAGAGCGGAATTCCACGTGTAGCGGTGAAATGCGTAGAGATGTGGAGGAACACCAGTGGCGAAGGCGGCTCTCTGGTCTGTAACTGACGCTGAGGCGCGAAAGCGTGGGGAGCGAACAGGATTAGATACCCTGGTAGTCCACGCCGTAAACGATGAGTGCTAAGTGTTGGAGGGTTTCCGCCCTTCAGTGCTGCAGCTAACGCATTAAGCACTCCGCCTGGGGAGTACGGCCGCAAGGCTGAAACTCAAAGGAATTGACGGGGGCCCGCACAAGCGGTGGAGCATGTGGTTTAATTCGAAGCAACGCGAAGAACCTTACCAGGTCTTGACATCCCGCTGACCGGTCTGGAGACAGATCTTTCCCTTCGGGGACAGCGGTGACAGGTGGTGCATGGTTGTCGTCAGCTCGTGTCGTGAGATGTTGGGTTAAGTCCCGCAACGAGCGCAACCCTTGATCTTAGTTGCCAGCATTCAGTTGGGCACTCTAAGGTGACTGCCGGTGACAAACCGGAGGAAGGTGGGGATGACGTCAAATCATCATGCCCCTTATGACCTGGGCTACACACGTGCTACAATGGATGGTACAAAGGGCTGCAAGACCGCAAGGTTTAGCCAATCCCATAAAACCATTCTCAGTTCGGATTGCAGGCTGCAACTCGCCTGCATGAAGCCGGAATCGCTAG is from Bacillus sp. PK3_68 and encodes:
- a CDS encoding polysaccharide deacetylase family protein, translating into MTFFYSVHMKKTKQFLLLISVSFFTAILLFTQNLLSIPVFLEKESPKAIYKGENGIALTFDIGWGDEKAGQILHTLIRHKAKATFFLSASWAERHPDLVKKMKDHHFEIGLLGYNYVDYTSMEKAEIRKDLLKAQEVFKKLQIEEIKLVRAPTGHFNQEVLKIVNEMNLTYVHWSIDTNDWRNPGTASILSKVKAAKNGDIIFMHASDSAKQTNAVLPQIIDISRSSDKLVTVSELIANGEVETKLIP
- a CDS encoding KinB-signaling pathway activation protein; the encoded protein is MTIRNWIRFFVHTLLIGGVAASILGFFIRWDELSPLISTGGWKDLFSILTWHVFVGFTFSVISQMGFFAYLTVHQFGASMFRSFWNSVQFVIIAFVLFDLIYFRFQAFADKGESIFPYIGLAVLLFVIGLIVAFFKAKQSNKSVFISALFFMVVVTVLEWLPVLQANETRWLYIMLFTLLPCNAFQLLALPKYNQRPSKKSGA